Proteins from a single region of Anaerotignum faecicola:
- a CDS encoding YbjQ family protein: MLLVTTENISGKELKHIGLVKGSTIQTVHFGKDIGASFKTLIGGELTSYNEMMEEAREIATERMIDEAVRLKADAVVGVRYSTSSVMQSAAEVMAYGTAVVFK; this comes from the coding sequence ATGCTGTTAGTTACAACCGAAAATATCTCGGGAAAAGAGCTTAAACATATAGGCCTTGTAAAAGGATCAACTATACAGACAGTGCATTTCGGAAAGGATATAGGCGCATCGTTTAAAACGCTTATAGGCGGCGAGCTTACAAGCTACAACGAAATGATGGAGGAGGCGCGGGAGATTGCAACGGAAAGGATGATTGATGAGGCTGTACGCCTTAAGGCCGATGCCGTTGTCGGCGTGCGTTATTCCACAAGCAGCGTTATGCAGTCTGCCGCAGAGGTTATGGCATACGGCACGGCGGTTGTTTTCAAATAA